A genomic region of Raphanus sativus cultivar WK10039 chromosome 6, ASM80110v3, whole genome shotgun sequence contains the following coding sequences:
- the LOC108813437 gene encoding uncharacterized protein LOC108813437 — protein MENRSTRFWAVRILLLVSIINIGASNASIHDYKNEKFIPQANARFFHGGSEGLYASNSQHLNTSSSSDTSLKGKSFIRFDDVTFVRTKESASKQNPMQSTTGLVEAILLEVKDRDRIGGSFLKNNAAICCTPDLADAGSCTLGEVIIKRDSNDDDKWPRQIKTFFKGNKTQVTMSPETVVINKTGMYYLYFVICDPGLDGTLIRGRTVWKNPNGYLPGKVAPLMKFFGFMSLSYLLLGLVWFLRFVKFWKDIIHLHYHITLVIALGMCEMAVRYFEYANFDSTGMRPMDVTLWAVTFSSIKKTLSRLLLLVVSMGFGVVKPTLGGITSKVVLLGVVYFVATEGLELVEHLGNINDFSGKTVMYLVIPVAILDACFILWIFSSLARTLEKLQIKRNMAKLELYRNFTNALAISVLFSIAWIGFELYFNASDPLSEFWRMAWIIPAFWNLLSYGLLAVICILWAPSNNPTRYSYLAETGDEFEEEGISLTSGGVKITGDVERNELLYGLADEVEEDKRE, from the exons ATGGAAAATCGCTCAACACGATTCTGGGCGGTTCGGATTCTGCTCCTCGTAAGCATCATCAACATCGGAGCTTCCAATGCCTCGATCCACGACTACAAGAACGAAAAATTCATCCCACAAGCCAACGCTCGTTTCTTCCACGGCGGCAGCGAAGGTCTCTACGCCTCCAACTCTCAACACCttaacacttcttcttcttccgacACATCTCTTAAAGGAAAGTCCTTTATAAG GTTTGATGACGTAACCTTTGTGAGGACTAAGGAATCCGCAAGCAAACAGAACCCTATGCAGTCCACCACAGGTCTGGTCGAAGCGATACTACTCGAGGTCAAAGACCGTGACCGAATCGGTGGATCTTTCCTCAAAAACAACGCTGCTATTTGCTGCACTCCTGACCTTGCAGACGCTGGCTCTTGCACTCTCGGTGAAGTCATCATCAAGAGAGATTCTAATGATGATGATAAGTGGCCGAGACAGATCAAGACTTTCTTTAAAGGGAACAAAACACAAGTCACCATGTCTCCAGAGACCGTGGTGATAAACAAGACAGGGATGTACTATCTTTACTTCGTGATATGTGACCCGGGTTTGGACGGTACTTTGATCAGAGGAAGAACGGTTTGGAAGAACCCTAACGGTTATTTACCGGGAAAGGTTGCTCCTTTGATGAAGTTTTTCGGGTTCATGTCATTGTCTTATCTCTTGCTAGGTCTCGTTTGGTTTCTGAGGTTTGTTAAgttctggaaagatatcattCACCTGCACTATCATATCACTTTGGTTATTGCGCTTGGGATGTGTGAGATGGCTGTTAGGTACTTTGAGTACGCTAATTTCGATTCTACCGGGATGAGACCGATGGATGTTACTCTGTGGGCTGTGACTTTTTCCTCCATTAAGAAGACGCTTTCGAGGCTTCTTCTTTTGGTTGTTTCTATGGGTTTTGGGGTGGTGAAGCCTACTCTCGGTGGGATAACGTCTAAGGTGGTTCTTCTTGGAGTTGTTTATTTCGTTGCGACGGAGGGTCTTGAGTTGGTTGAGCATTTGGGAAACATTAATGACTTTTCTGGTAAGACAGTGATGTATTTGGTGATTCCAGTGGCGATATTGGATGCTTGTTTTATTCTGTGGATTTTCTCATCGTTGGCAAGAACCCTTGAGAAACTTCAG ATTAAGAGAAACATGGCTAAGCTTGAGCTATATAGGAATTTCACCAACGCACTAGCTATCTCTGTTCTGTTCTCTATTGCTTGGATTGGTTTTGAG CTTTACTTCAACGCAAGTGACCCTTTAAGCGAATTCTGGCGAATGGCGTGGATCATTCCAGCGTTTTGGAATCTACTATCTTATGGACTATTAGCAGTCATATGCATCCTTTGGGCTCCATCCAACAACCCCACCAG GTATTCATACTTAGCAGAAACAGGGGACGAGTTTGAAGAGGAAGGTATATCGTTGACGAGTGGTGGAGTTAAGATTACAGGCGATGTTGAAAGGAATGAACTTCTATACGGGCTTGCAGACGAGGTTGAGGAGGACAAACGCGAGTAA
- the LOC108807067 gene encoding uncharacterized protein LOC108807067 — MSLFLLLALLLLPLVTPSSQSSIRNLLEARGLPGGLFPDNVESYSLDVKTGELEVQLQNPCFARFENRVYFDSVIKANLSYGGLVGLQGLTQEELFLWLPVKGIAVNDSSSGLVLFDIGVAHKQISRSLFEDPPVCYPPGSIMEKIEKRKMDIQLQR, encoded by the exons atgtctctgtttcttcttcttgctcttcttctaCTCCCACTCGTCACTCCATCTTCACAATCCTCAATCCGAAACCTCCTTGAAGCTCGTGGTTTACCAGGTGGTTTATTTCCAGACAACGTGGAGAGTTACAGTCTGGACGTAAAGACAGGGGAGCTCGAAGTTCAGTTACAAAATCCTTGTTTTGCTCGTTTCGAAAACAGAGTATACTTTGACAGTGTGATTAAAGCAAATCTTAGCTACGGTGGGCTTGTTGGGCTTCAAGGTTTGACACAAGAAGAGCTTTTTCTTTGGTTACCAGTCAAAGGCATCGCAGTGAATGATTCTTCTTCTGGACTTGTTCTTTTCGATATCGGTGTTGCTCATAAACAAATCTCTCGCTCTCTCTTTGAAGATCCACCTGTTTGCTATCCACCTG GATCTATTATGGAGAAGATAGAGAAGAGAAAGATGGATATTCAACTCCAGAGATAA
- the LOC108805870 gene encoding transcription factor bHLH112 isoform X3, with translation MADEFQATSAICGSGGGAWWNSPRSVMSPSDNFLSPCFRAAITSDEFGCQENNIKSRNTCTDNNIIFGQPEADTDSGGSTVTIDSTMQIMGLGFASNSSSDWKHTILQEDLNSSLLRSSQDHGPGFLSTTTSPYLLNPACSSSSSISYSSSLLRTFYDPEPNPYSFVSTTSCSINDPRVSWANNNTTNPHHQAAYGLINNFSNNINSRPLSKTTQNSFATTPQIISTRVEDKAKKTRGQSESLKRAKYNEPASKKQRVSTPSPLPTFKVRKENLRDQITSLQQLVSPFGKTDTASVLQEAIEYIKFLHDQVTVLSTPYMKQGAPIHQQQQDGNENQELRAHGLCLVPISSTFPVANETTADFWTPTFGGNNFRKIKFASHDQRLNHYLEKK, from the exons ATGGCTGATGAGTTTCAAGCAACGTCAGCAATTTGCGGTAGCGGAGGCGGTGCGTGGTGGAACTCGCCGAGAAGCGTTATGTCACCTTCGGATAATTTCTTGTCGCCTTGTTTCAGAGCTGCAATCACTTCCGATGAGTTTGGCTGTCAAGAGAATAATATCAAATCTAGGAATACTTGTACAGACAACAACATCATTTTTGGGCAGCCAGAGGCCGATACCGACAGTGGAGGAAGCACCGTGACGATTGACTCGACGATGCAAATAATGGGTCTAGGGTTTGCCTCGAACTCTTCTTCAGATTGGAAGCACACCATTCT ACAGGAAGACTTAAACTCAAGCCTCTTAAGGAGCTCACAAGATCATGGCCCAGGATTCTTATCGACAACTACTTCACCTTATCTTCTTAATCCAGCTtgctcttcatcttcatcaattTCTTATTCCTCGAGCTTGTTACGAACCTTTTATGATCCCGAACCCAACCCGTACAGCTTCGTTTCCACCACTAGCTGCTCAATCAACGACCCTCGGGTCTCTTGGGCTAATAATAATACGACAAATCCTCACCATCAAGCTGCTTATGGACTAATTAACAACTTCTCTAACAACATAAACTCTCGACCCTTAAGTAAAACGACTCAGAACAGTTTTGCAACCACTCCGCAAATAATATCTACTCGTGTTGAGGATAAAGCCAAG AAGACAAGAGGCCAGAGCGAGTCTTTGAAGAGAGCAAAGTATAATGAACCTGCGTCGAAGAAACAGAGAGTTTCCACGCCTTCACCCTTGCCAACTTTTAAG GTGAGAAAAGAGAACCTAAGGGACCAGATCACTTCGTTGCAACAGCTGGTTTCACCTTTCGGAAAG ACAGATACTGCATCGGTTCTCCAAGAAGCTATAGAGTACATTAAGTTCCTTCACGATCAAGTCACT GTTCTAAGTACTCCATACATGAAGCAAGGTGCCCCGATCCATCAACAACAGCAG GATGGAAACGAGAATCAAGAACTAAGAGCACACGGTCTATGTCTCGTCCCGATATCAAGCACTTTTCCGGTGGCTAATGAAACAACCGCCGATTTTTGGACACCGACGTTTGGAGGCAACAATTTCAG aaaaataaaattcgcAAGTCATGATCAAAGATTGAATCATTACTTGGAGAAAAAGTAG
- the LOC108805870 gene encoding transcription factor bHLH112 isoform X2, which produces MADEFQATSAICGSGGGAWWNSPRSVMSPSDNFLSPCFRAAITSDEFGCQENNIKSRNTCTDNNIIFGQPEADTDSGGSTVTIDSTMQIMGLGFASNSSSDWKHTILQEDLNSSLLRSSQDHGPGFLSTTTSPYLLNPACSSSSSISYSSSLLRTFYDPEPNPYSFVSTTSCSINDPRVSWANNNTTNPHHQAAYGLINNFSNNINSRPLSKTTQNSFATTPQIISTRVEDKAKKTRGQSESLKRAKYNEPASKKQRVSTPSPLPTFKVRKENLRDQITSLQQLVSPFGKTDTASVLQEAIEYIKFLHDQVTVLSTPYMKQGAPIHQQQQDGNENQELRAHGLCLVPISSTFPVANETTADFWTPTFGGNNFR; this is translated from the exons ATGGCTGATGAGTTTCAAGCAACGTCAGCAATTTGCGGTAGCGGAGGCGGTGCGTGGTGGAACTCGCCGAGAAGCGTTATGTCACCTTCGGATAATTTCTTGTCGCCTTGTTTCAGAGCTGCAATCACTTCCGATGAGTTTGGCTGTCAAGAGAATAATATCAAATCTAGGAATACTTGTACAGACAACAACATCATTTTTGGGCAGCCAGAGGCCGATACCGACAGTGGAGGAAGCACCGTGACGATTGACTCGACGATGCAAATAATGGGTCTAGGGTTTGCCTCGAACTCTTCTTCAGATTGGAAGCACACCATTCT ACAGGAAGACTTAAACTCAAGCCTCTTAAGGAGCTCACAAGATCATGGCCCAGGATTCTTATCGACAACTACTTCACCTTATCTTCTTAATCCAGCTtgctcttcatcttcatcaattTCTTATTCCTCGAGCTTGTTACGAACCTTTTATGATCCCGAACCCAACCCGTACAGCTTCGTTTCCACCACTAGCTGCTCAATCAACGACCCTCGGGTCTCTTGGGCTAATAATAATACGACAAATCCTCACCATCAAGCTGCTTATGGACTAATTAACAACTTCTCTAACAACATAAACTCTCGACCCTTAAGTAAAACGACTCAGAACAGTTTTGCAACCACTCCGCAAATAATATCTACTCGTGTTGAGGATAAAGCCAAG AAGACAAGAGGCCAGAGCGAGTCTTTGAAGAGAGCAAAGTATAATGAACCTGCGTCGAAGAAACAGAGAGTTTCCACGCCTTCACCCTTGCCAACTTTTAAG GTGAGAAAAGAGAACCTAAGGGACCAGATCACTTCGTTGCAACAGCTGGTTTCACCTTTCGGAAAG ACAGATACTGCATCGGTTCTCCAAGAAGCTATAGAGTACATTAAGTTCCTTCACGATCAAGTCACT GTTCTAAGTACTCCATACATGAAGCAAGGTGCCCCGATCCATCAACAACAGCAG GATGGAAACGAGAATCAAGAACTAAGAGCACACGGTCTATGTCTCGTCCCGATATCAAGCACTTTTCCGGTGGCTAATGAAACAACCGCCGATTTTTGGACACCGACGTTTGGAGGCAACAATTTCAG gtGA
- the LOC108805870 gene encoding transcription factor bHLH112 isoform X1, translating into MADEFQATSAICGSGGGAWWNSPRSVMSPSDNFLSPCFRAAITSDEFGCQENNIKSRNTCTDNNIIFGQPEADTDSGGSTVTIDSTMQIMGLGFASNSSSDWKHTILQEDLNSSLLRSSQDHGPGFLSTTTSPYLLNPACSSSSSISYSSSLLRTFYDPEPNPYSFVSTTSCSINDPRVSWANNNTTNPHHQAAYGLINNFSNNINSRPLSKTTQNSFATTPQIISTRVEDKAKNQKTRGQSESLKRAKYNEPASKKQRVSTPSPLPTFKVRKENLRDQITSLQQLVSPFGKTDTASVLQEAIEYIKFLHDQVTVLSTPYMKQGAPIHQQQQDGNENQELRAHGLCLVPISSTFPVANETTADFWTPTFGGNNFR; encoded by the exons ATGGCTGATGAGTTTCAAGCAACGTCAGCAATTTGCGGTAGCGGAGGCGGTGCGTGGTGGAACTCGCCGAGAAGCGTTATGTCACCTTCGGATAATTTCTTGTCGCCTTGTTTCAGAGCTGCAATCACTTCCGATGAGTTTGGCTGTCAAGAGAATAATATCAAATCTAGGAATACTTGTACAGACAACAACATCATTTTTGGGCAGCCAGAGGCCGATACCGACAGTGGAGGAAGCACCGTGACGATTGACTCGACGATGCAAATAATGGGTCTAGGGTTTGCCTCGAACTCTTCTTCAGATTGGAAGCACACCATTCT ACAGGAAGACTTAAACTCAAGCCTCTTAAGGAGCTCACAAGATCATGGCCCAGGATTCTTATCGACAACTACTTCACCTTATCTTCTTAATCCAGCTtgctcttcatcttcatcaattTCTTATTCCTCGAGCTTGTTACGAACCTTTTATGATCCCGAACCCAACCCGTACAGCTTCGTTTCCACCACTAGCTGCTCAATCAACGACCCTCGGGTCTCTTGGGCTAATAATAATACGACAAATCCTCACCATCAAGCTGCTTATGGACTAATTAACAACTTCTCTAACAACATAAACTCTCGACCCTTAAGTAAAACGACTCAGAACAGTTTTGCAACCACTCCGCAAATAATATCTACTCGTGTTGAGGATAAAGCCAAG aatCAGAAGACAAGAGGCCAGAGCGAGTCTTTGAAGAGAGCAAAGTATAATGAACCTGCGTCGAAGAAACAGAGAGTTTCCACGCCTTCACCCTTGCCAACTTTTAAG GTGAGAAAAGAGAACCTAAGGGACCAGATCACTTCGTTGCAACAGCTGGTTTCACCTTTCGGAAAG ACAGATACTGCATCGGTTCTCCAAGAAGCTATAGAGTACATTAAGTTCCTTCACGATCAAGTCACT GTTCTAAGTACTCCATACATGAAGCAAGGTGCCCCGATCCATCAACAACAGCAG GATGGAAACGAGAATCAAGAACTAAGAGCACACGGTCTATGTCTCGTCCCGATATCAAGCACTTTTCCGGTGGCTAATGAAACAACCGCCGATTTTTGGACACCGACGTTTGGAGGCAACAATTTCAG gtGA